The Porites lutea chromosome 7, jaPorLute2.1, whole genome shotgun sequence genome includes the window ACTTCTTCTGGGGAAAGCTGGGCTTTTAAATCCATCTTTCGGGTATACCATCTTCCCAATATTTCTGGTAATATGCAAATTCTCCAGAAAGTCTCTAGTTTGGGAATTTGTGTTTCCCAGTGTTTCATGTCTGGAGCAAGCCTTTCCAAGAAAAATTTCGATGTTTGCCCATCTGAGGCGAACACAATAAAATCTAAATATCCTCTCCCACTTGTATGGATTTGTTGTTGTGCTTGGTAATAATAGTCATGATCTCTTTTGAGTTGGAAACAAGATTCATTTTTCTGCAAACAGGAAGATTTCTTTTGCACATAACTGTCAAAGTCAACTCCATCAATGCAGTAGGGGCACTTGACTTCCCCACATCCCTGTCCACAGCAATCACATTCACAGAGAAAATCTGGAGTGGCATGTAAAAATTGGTACTTCTTGTTTATAATTGTTCCACATTTAGTTATAACAAAGTTGGCATGAGTTTTTCGCATTGTTTTTTCATACTCTGCGATGGCAATATCCTCATGTTTGCATCCATATCTTGTGGCTGCTGTGGAAAAGCGAAAAATATCTGGATAACAAATAGCTTTGACCAGAGACTGGGAGGGCTGTGAAGGATCTGTATGACTGGCTGCACGGCATTTGGAAGCCCCTACTCTTCCAGCCCTGTGTCTAAAAAAAGCACTCCCTTTGGCCTGATCCACGGTTTCCCTTTCGATTGACTTAATATCTTCATCAGATAGGTTCAATTGTACTTTATTACACTCCTTTAGAAGATCAGTATATGAAAGATCTAGATACTTGGGATCAAACAAGTCTGTCACCGCCTTAATGTTTCTAGTACTTGAAATAAATGAATCAGCAAATGGGTGAATTAAACTTAAACATACTGGTTTAATTTTGCATTCACTCAAAGAGTGATAAAAAGCATCCATTTCTTCAGCAGAAGGTTCTAGAGATGATGACATTTTCACTTCTTGACGTTTAGGTGTGGAGGTGTGAGATGGTGGACTTGAATCAACAACAGGGAAAGCAACCGTTTCAATGGACTTATCGAGGTCGGCTTTTAGTTTCTTTgcagaagaaaaattaatttcttttatccTCGCGTAGTCCACTTGCTTAACTGTGGTAGGCAACAACCACGTACATTTTACTTGGGTGCAGGCAAGCTTCCCATTTAATCTCGTCCACACTTCAATATAAAAAAGTACACTTGCGATATGAGAACAGCATTCTCCCAGCCCGGCCATACACCCAGCACAGTGAGCTGAAAGAACAGTTCCTTCTTTGGTTGATATTATCCACAATGGCACGTGCGGATCATTCATACGTTGGGAATGTCTCACTTTTGCGAGAACCACGTATTTATCTCGCAATGTTTGTCCAAGAACACTTGTAATAAAGCCGGACACCATATGGTTGTACGCAAGGagacttttgaaatttttaaactgctcCTTTGTATAAAAACTCGTATCGAGCACTAGATATGACAGAAGATCGCACGACTCGACTGGAGGAAGACATTCCGGAGTACAGTTTTCTTGCGGAATAAGGAAAGGGTCGATACCAATGGCCGCTATTTTCTCCACATATCTTCTCCTTATGTTGCCCTGTAATGACTCGCCATAGGCAGACAGAATAAACTTGGAATTTGTCTCGCTCTCAGAAGGACACGCTTCAGTTGCCGCCATTATAAATAgaacaatagggaccttaagatccgacgacggcgggTGTCTACGACGGCGGCCGTGAGCTGGGGGGAATGGGGAGAGGTCGCCGTCGTATGGCGCGAAAAATTGACCTTAAGATCTACTGTGGAGGAGGCGGACGGCTTCATAACAAGCTTTCGGGGGCTTTCAGTATTTTAGTGAAAGTATGGCATCCTTTAGAGATATACGTAACCTTCTTGTCGAAAGTTTTGATGACGGTGATATTTCCGAGGACGAATTTCTCCTCCTTTACGATGCAAACACCTCGAAAAACCCA containing:
- the LOC140943979 gene encoding uncharacterized protein — encoded protein: MAATEACPSESETNSKFILSAYGESLQGNIRRRYVEKIAAIGIDPFLIPQENCTPECLPPVESCDLLSYLVLDTSFYTKEQFKNFKSLLAYNHMVSGFITSVLGQTLRDKYVVLAKVRHSQRMNDPHVPLWIISTKEGTVLSAHCAGCMAGLGECCSHIASVLFYIEVWTRLNGKLACTQVKCTWLLPTTVKQVDYARIKEINFSSAKKLKADLDKSIETVAFPVVDSSPPSHTSTPKRQEVKMSSSLEPSAEEMDAFYHSLSECKIKPVCLSLIHPFADSFISSTRNIKAVTDLFDPKYLDLSYTDLLKECNKVQLNLSDEDIKSIERETVDQAKGSAFFRHRAGRVGASKCRAASHTDPSQPSQSLVKAICYPDIFRFSTAATRYGCKHEDIAIAEYEKTMRKTHANFVITKCGTIINKKYQFLHATPDFLCECDCCGQGCGEVKCPYCIDGVDFDSYVQKKSSCLQKNESCFQLKRDHDYYYQAQQQIHTSGRGYLDFIVFASDGQTSKFFLERLAPDMKHWETQIPKLETFWRICILPEILGRWYTRKMDLKAQLSPEEVACSGDCYCRETTSEAPITCANHTCKISKFHPSCLGIKNVTVPKMWYCPHCRKLPQFTRAKSKKLPEMKDQFLSEATKLATICTCQKKAQTNDKLLKCHNEQCSNGKFFHLSCMSYKRYPSNARTTWLCYNCKITAPKSRPSTPAQGNSDLVGEPAGTPDSVMSAPIINDSSSQSDNDLKADSPATPINISANTPQDSDVEGESSPNPDPDVLFVKETVNTNVNKTGSLGNLTEREFALIEDTHGWLDCSIIHQAQIYLKQLNPNIEGFQRPTLGPIRAFDIISGEFIQILNTGGNHWVCLSSIGCSSGHVNLYDSFFHDVVCDDIEEQARSLLGQDFRGINVVPIQQQLNGSDCGIFAIAFATSLVFMQDPLSIQFDMPKMRPHLSRCLRSSRMELFPAVDL